The following are from one region of the Lynx canadensis isolate LIC74 chromosome D4, mLynCan4.pri.v2, whole genome shotgun sequence genome:
- the SLC25A25 gene encoding calcium-binding mitochondrial carrier protein SCaMC-2 isoform X3, producing MLCLCLYVPLIGETQTEFQYFESKGLPAELKSIFKLSVFIPSQEFSTYRQWKQKIVQAGDKDLDGQLDFEEFVHYLQDHEKKLRLVFKSLDKKNDGRIDAQEIMQSLRDLGVKISEQQAEKILKSMDKNGTMTIDWNEWRDYHLLHPVENIPEIILYWKHSTIFDVGENLTVPDEFTVEERQTGMWWRHLVAGGGAGAVSRTCTAPLDRLKVLMQVHASRSNNMCIVGGFTQMIREGGAKSLWRGNGINVLKIAPESAIKFMAYEQIKRLVGSDQETLRIHERLVAGSLAGAIAQSSIYPMEVLKTRMALRKTGQYSGMLDCARKILAREGMAAFYKGYVPNMLGIIPYAGIDLAVYETLKNAWLQRYAVNSADPGVFVLLACGTMSSTCGQLASYPLALVRTRMQAQASIEGAPEVTMSSLFRQILRTEGAFGLYRGLAPNFMKVIPAVSISYVVYENLKITLGVQSR from the exons ATGCTCTGCCTGTGCCTCTACGTGCCGCTCATCGGGGAGACCCAGACCGAATTCCAGTACTTCGAGTCCAAGGGGCTTCCCGCCGAGCTGAAGTCCATCTTCAAACTCAGCGTCTTTATCCCCTCCCAGGAGTTCTCCACCTACCGCCAGTGGAAGCAG AAAATTGTGCAAGCTGGAGATAAAGACCTCGACGGGCAACTCGACTTTGAAGAATTTGTCCATTATCTGCAAGATCATGAGAAGAAGCTGAGGCTGGTGTTCAAGAGTTTGGACAAGAAGAATGATG gACGAATCGACGCTCAGGAGATCATGCAGTCCCTGCGGGACCTGGGAGTCAAGATCTCCGAACAGCAGGCAGAAAAAATTCTCAAGAG CATGGATAAAAACGGCACGATGACCATCGACTGGAACGAGTGGAGAGACTACCACCTTCTGCATCCCGTGGAAAACATCCCCGAGATCATCCTGTACTGGAAGCATTCCACG ATCTTCGATGTGGGTGAGAATCTGACGGTCCCCGACGAATTcacagtggaggagaggcagacgGGGATGTGGTGGAGACACCTCgtggctggaggcggggcaggggccGTGTCCAGAACTTGCACGGCACCCCTGGACAGACTCAAGGTGCTTATGCAG GTCCACGCTTCCCGAAGCAACAACATGTGCATCGTGGGCGGGTTCACCCAGATGATTCGAGAAGGTGGGGCCAAATCCCTCTGGCGGGGCAACGGCATCAATGTCCTCAAAATTGCCCCTGAGTCGGCCATCAAATTCATGGCCTATGAACAG ATCAAGCGTCTTGTGGGGAGTGACCAGGAGACTCTGAGGATTCACGAGAGACTTGTGGCAGGGTCCTTGGCTGGGGCCATCGCGCAGAGTAGCATCTATCCAATGGAG GTTCTGAAGACCCGGATGGCCCTGCGCAAGACAGGCCAGTACTCGGGCATGCTGGACTGTGCCAGGAAGATCCTGGCCAGAGAAGGGATGGCCGCCTTTTACAAAGGCTATGTTCCCAACATGCTGGGGATCATCCCCTACGCTGGGATAGACCTAGCCGTCTACGAG ACGCTCAAGAACGCCTGGCTGCAGCGCTATGCGGTAAACAGCGCCGACCCTGGTGTATTTGTGCTCCTGGCCTGTGGCACCATGTCCAGCACCTGTGGGCAGCTGGCCAGCTACCCACTGGCCCTGGTCAGGACCCGGATGCAGGCCCAAG CCTCCATCGAGGGCGCCCCGGAGGTGACCATGAGCAGCCTCTTCAGACAGATCCTGCGGACCGAGGGCGCCTTTGGCCTGTACCGGGGGCTGGCCCCCAACTTCATGAAGGTGATCCCAGCCGTGAGCATCAGCTACGTGGTTTACGAGAACCTGAAGATCACCCTGGGCGTGCAGTCGCGGTGA